The stretch of DNA AAAATAATCAATCTCCAAGAAGATTTCAGCAGGAGTCCTCACTACCGGGAAGCTCTAAAAAAAGCTATAGAATCACTGCAAGATATTCGCGAAGACTTATTCCATTCAGCTGTAAACTTATCTGTCACCGGAAAGTGGAAGGCATGGTCTGAACAGCAACCAGAAGGAACGGTATTTGCATTCAATACTGAATCACTTAAAAGCTCCGGTGATAAAAATGTTATCCTTATCTGCAACCTGATAGAGGAAGTAGATAATGTAAAAACAGACTTGGAAAGCAAAAAAGGATTATAGTTGAGTCATGACCACTACAACAAAATCAAAACTCATCCCCGTTGAACACATTCGCAAAGCACAGCAGAAGCTTAAAGGTGTAGTAACGCGCACTCCGCTGACCCACAGCCCCAATCTCTCGCGCGAATTCGGGTGCAATATTTATCTGAAACGCGAAGATCTGCAGGTGGTGCGCTCGTACAAACTGCGCGGAGCCTATAACAAAATTTCTTCCATTCTTAAAGACAAAGCCGAAAAAGGTATCGTAGCCGCCAGCGCGGGCAACCACGCACAGGGGGTTGCTTACTCATGTCACGCCTTAGGTATTCATGGTAAAATTTATATGCCCAATCCCACCACCCGCCAAAAAATTGACAAGGTGAAAATGTTCGGACGTGAATACGTGGAAATCGTTCTTACAGGCGATACTTACGATGATGCGTACCGTGTGGCCATGGAAGAATGCAGGAAGCACGACAAGGTGTTTATTCATCCTTTTGAAGACGAAAAGGTGATTGAGGGACAAGGTACAGTGGGCCTGGAAATACTGGAAGACATGGACGAACCCATAGACTTCCTTTTTCTGCCCATAGGCGGAGGCGGTCTCGCTTCCGGTGTGGGCAGCGTGTTCAAACAGCTCAGCCCTGCAACAAAAGTTATTGGTGTGGAACCTGAAGGAGCCCCCGCCATGAAAGAGTCGCTGCGCCAGGGCAAAGTGGTTACCCTTGATGAGATTGACAATTTCGTGGATGGCGCAGCCGTAAAACAGGTAGGTGAGCTTACTTTTTCCGTATGCCGTGAAGCACTGGATGATATGACACTTGTGCCTGAAGGAAAGATTTGCACGATAATCCTTCGCCTTTACAACGAAGAGGGCATGGTCGTTGAGCCTGCGGGAGCATTGACCATCAGCGCTCTGGATTT from Chitinophagales bacterium encodes:
- the ilvA gene encoding L-threonine dehydratase; translation: MTTTTKSKLIPVEHIRKAQQKLKGVVTRTPLTHSPNLSREFGCNIYLKREDLQVVRSYKLRGAYNKISSILKDKAEKGIVAASAGNHAQGVAYSCHALGIHGKIYMPNPTTRQKIDKVKMFGREYVEIVLTGDTYDDAYRVAMEECRKHDKVFIHPFEDEKVIEGQGTVGLEILEDMDEPIDFLFLPIGGGGLASGVGSVFKQLSPATKVIGVEPEGAPAMKESLRQGKVVTLDEIDNFVDGAAVKQVGELTFSVCREALDDMTLVPEGKICTIILRLYNEEGMVVEPAGALTISALDFHRNQIEGKNVVCLVSGGNNDIMRTAEIKERSLLYEGLKHYFIIRFPQRAGALREFLNDVLGPTDDICHFEYTKKNSRESGPALIGIELVKKEDYHGLIQRMKKFHINYEEVNNNPNLFNYFI